A portion of the Pedobacter cryoconitis genome contains these proteins:
- a CDS encoding LiaF transmembrane domain-containing protein, producing MENYKYKNRSNRVWSGLILLIIGSVFLLRNFGIFIPDWIFSWPTVLILIGLVIGFKRRFHGGGWLMMVLIGGYFNVQNLFDFNLTQYYIGAAFIILGLFVIFKPKKPGKNQWERKFEGFKWKDYSNAPADSWGNPPAGNTNPANPSAEPAPEPNPLHNQTSEPHASTQTTDNDYIDAVNVFSGGKQQIYSKNFKGGDVVSVFGGCELDLTQADFADHVSIEVVAIFGGVKLIIPPTWVVESQVSPIFGGFDDSRTINPVNSEPLKIITIKGVVLFGGVSISNF from the coding sequence ATGGAAAACTATAAATATAAAAACCGGTCTAACAGGGTATGGAGTGGTTTAATTCTTTTGATCATCGGCAGCGTATTTTTACTTCGGAATTTTGGGATTTTTATCCCGGACTGGATATTCAGCTGGCCTACAGTATTAATTTTAATAGGCTTAGTTATTGGTTTTAAACGCAGATTTCATGGCGGGGGATGGTTAATGATGGTTTTAATAGGCGGTTATTTTAATGTGCAGAATCTGTTTGATTTTAACCTGACGCAATACTACATTGGAGCTGCATTTATAATTCTAGGCTTATTTGTCATCTTTAAACCCAAAAAACCAGGTAAAAACCAATGGGAGAGAAAGTTTGAAGGATTTAAATGGAAAGATTATAGCAATGCACCGGCAGATTCCTGGGGTAATCCACCGGCCGGGAATACTAATCCTGCCAATCCCTCAGCGGAACCAGCTCCGGAGCCTAATCCACTGCACAATCAGACTTCTGAACCTCATGCCAGCACGCAAACTACTGACAATGACTATATAGACGCTGTGAATGTATTTAGCGGTGGTAAACAACAAATCTATTCCAAAAATTTTAAAGGCGGAGATGTCGTTTCTGTTTTCGGAGGATGCGAACTGGACCTGACACAGGCCGATTTTGCTGATCACGTATCCATTGAAGTTGTAGCCATTTTTGGAGGTGTTAAATTAATCATCCCCCCAACCTGGGTAGTGGAATCACAAGTGAGCCCGATATTCGGCGGATTCGACGATAGCCGCACAATTAATCCGGTAAATAGCGAACCACTTAAAATAATTACAATAAAAGGAGTAGTTTTATTTGGTGGAGTAAGTATCAGTAATTTCTAA
- a CDS encoding ChaN family lipoprotein, whose translation MKKKLLLFAWVLIPTALFAQNNDHSYQIFETKTRKTISVEELVKNMKKVDVLFFGEEHNDSIGHVLEAQIFSQMSQTYPGTTLSLEMFPTDVQPVLNEYLAHVISEKNFIKEARAWNNYKDYRPLIELAKANKTDVIGANAATRYSNAVTFSGLNKLNDFPVTSKEFLPPLPIDTATGRYYDKFIETLGGHDMGGMKIFQTQNLWDASMAWSIAKYNKLNPKKKIFQVNGRFHSDEKLGTFAQLRKYAPKLNLVNISCFAAKDGTEPDWTKQAELADYIILTVK comes from the coding sequence ATGAAAAAGAAACTCCTTCTATTTGCGTGGGTCTTGATCCCTACAGCCTTATTTGCCCAAAATAATGATCACTCTTATCAAATATTTGAAACAAAAACCAGGAAAACTATCTCCGTAGAAGAACTCGTTAAAAACATGAAGAAAGTTGATGTGCTTTTCTTCGGTGAAGAACATAACGATTCAATCGGACATGTATTGGAAGCACAAATATTCAGTCAAATGAGTCAAACCTATCCGGGTACAACGCTGTCTTTAGAAATGTTTCCAACCGATGTGCAGCCCGTACTTAACGAATATCTTGCTCACGTAATTTCTGAGAAGAATTTTATCAAAGAAGCCCGCGCCTGGAACAATTACAAAGATTACAGGCCTTTAATTGAGTTGGCCAAAGCAAATAAAACAGACGTGATCGGAGCCAATGCAGCGACCAGATACAGCAATGCAGTTACCTTCTCCGGATTAAACAAACTGAACGATTTCCCGGTTACTTCTAAAGAATTTTTACCGCCATTGCCTATAGATACAGCGACAGGAAGATATTATGATAAATTCATAGAAACATTGGGCGGGCATGATATGGGTGGAATGAAAATCTTTCAGACACAAAATTTATGGGATGCTTCGATGGCCTGGTCTATTGCAAAATACAACAAGTTAAACCCGAAGAAAAAGATATTCCAGGTTAACGGAAGGTTCCACAGTGATGAAAAACTAGGGACTTTTGCCCAGCTTCGAAAATATGCACCGAAACTGAACCTGGTCAACATTTCGTGTTTTGCAGCTAAAGATGGTACGGAACCAGACTGGACAAAACAGGCTGAACTGGCAGATTATATCATCCTTACGGTTAAGTAA
- the mscL gene encoding large conductance mechanosensitive channel protein MscL has product MSFVKEFKEFAIKGNVVDLAVGVIIGGAFGKIVTSMVNDLIMPPISLLIGDKGFVNYYIPLSDKVRDFVAANPAASLEEARKAGPVFAWGNFATEVINFVILAFIIFLMVKAINQLKRKQEEVVVAEPVPTKEEVLLGEIRDLLKTKNI; this is encoded by the coding sequence ATGAGTTTTGTAAAAGAATTTAAGGAATTTGCCATTAAAGGAAATGTAGTCGATCTGGCAGTCGGTGTGATTATTGGAGGGGCATTCGGTAAGATTGTGACCTCAATGGTTAATGATTTAATTATGCCTCCTATTAGCTTATTGATTGGTGATAAGGGTTTTGTAAACTATTATATCCCGCTGAGCGATAAAGTGAGAGATTTCGTTGCGGCTAACCCGGCTGCTTCTCTGGAAGAGGCAAGAAAAGCGGGCCCTGTGTTTGCATGGGGTAATTTTGCAACAGAAGTGATTAATTTTGTTATCCTGGCTTTCATTATTTTCCTGATGGTAAAAGCGATCAACCAGCTGAAACGTAAGCAAGAAGAAGTTGTTGTTGCTGAACCAGTTCCAACCAAAGAAGAAGTATTATTAGGTGAGATCAGAGACTTACTGAAAACGAAGAATATTTAA
- the rpoN gene encoding RNA polymerase factor sigma-54 — MLKQHLQQKLLQKLSPQQIQFIKLLQVPTVSLDTRIKEELEENPALEDPSLMIAEEPKSEYDDLNDSPDDFDGGSKEESTDEFNVDDYLQDDGGNDYSTSYNNNDDDEEKKETPIAIESTFFESLQEQLDLVPLSDQDFIIGKQIIGSLDDDGYLRRPITSMIDDLAFSQNAMVEEEDVLEMLKVIQSFDPPGIAARDLQECLTLQLRRKDPHNLIIQKAIMIVENYLDEFTRKHYDKLEKSLGLNSEDLKEIIAEILRLNPKPGDSNQVTTKQLQVIPDFHISNNDSVLILTLNSKNAPELRVSRSYIDMFQHYDKAAQKDKKLKEAVQFVKQKLDSAKWFIDAIKQRQQTLLKTMNAIMQYQYEYLLTGDERKMRPMILKDIADKIDMDISTVSRVANSKYVQTEFGTFLLKSFFSEAIQTESGEEVSNKEVKKILEDCIGNEDKRKPLADEKLTEILKEQGYNIARRTVAKYREQMNIPVARLRKEL, encoded by the coding sequence ATGCTTAAACAACATTTACAACAAAAGTTACTTCAAAAGTTATCGCCTCAGCAAATTCAGTTTATCAAACTGCTGCAGGTGCCTACTGTTTCCCTTGATACCAGAATAAAAGAAGAATTAGAAGAAAATCCTGCGCTCGAAGACCCAAGTTTAATGATCGCAGAAGAACCTAAAAGTGAATATGATGATCTGAATGATTCTCCCGATGATTTTGACGGGGGTTCAAAGGAAGAAAGTACTGATGAATTTAATGTAGATGATTACCTGCAGGATGATGGTGGAAATGATTACAGCACTTCCTACAACAACAATGATGATGATGAGGAAAAGAAAGAAACTCCGATAGCTATTGAGAGTACTTTCTTTGAAAGCCTTCAGGAGCAGCTTGATTTGGTCCCTTTATCAGACCAGGATTTTATTATCGGTAAACAGATTATCGGCAGTTTAGATGATGACGGTTACCTGCGCAGACCAATTACTTCGATGATTGATGATCTTGCTTTTTCACAAAATGCAATGGTCGAAGAAGAAGATGTACTGGAAATGCTGAAGGTAATTCAGAGTTTCGATCCTCCGGGAATTGCAGCCAGAGATCTTCAGGAATGCCTGACTTTACAATTGCGCAGAAAAGACCCGCACAATCTGATTATCCAGAAAGCGATCATGATCGTAGAAAATTACCTGGATGAGTTTACCAGAAAACATTACGACAAACTTGAAAAATCACTCGGTTTAAACAGTGAAGACTTAAAGGAAATCATTGCAGAAATCCTTCGGTTAAACCCTAAGCCAGGAGACTCAAACCAGGTAACCACCAAGCAATTACAGGTTATCCCTGATTTTCATATTTCTAATAATGACTCTGTGCTGATTTTGACCTTAAACTCGAAAAACGCACCAGAATTAAGAGTGAGCCGTTCTTATATAGACATGTTTCAGCATTATGATAAAGCGGCACAGAAAGACAAAAAGCTAAAAGAAGCTGTACAATTTGTAAAGCAGAAACTGGATTCAGCCAAATGGTTTATTGATGCGATTAAACAGCGTCAGCAAACCTTGTTAAAGACTATGAATGCAATTATGCAATATCAGTATGAGTATTTGCTGACAGGTGATGAACGTAAAATGCGTCCGATGATCCTGAAAGACATTGCGGATAAAATTGACATGGATATTTCTACCGTATCAAGGGTAGCAAACTCTAAATACGTACAAACAGAATTCGGGACTTTCTTATTGAAATCTTTCTTCTCGGAAGCTATTCAAACTGAAAGCGGTGAAGAAGTTTCGAATAAAGAAGTAAAGAAGATCCTGGAAGACTGCATTGGCAACGAAGATAAACGCAAGCCACTGGCAGATGAGAAGCTGACAGAAATCTTAAAAGAACAAGGTTATAATATTGCCCGCAGAACGGTTGCGAAATACAGAGAACAGATGAATATTCCGGTAGCCAGGCTGAGAAAAGAGCTTTAA
- a CDS encoding response regulator produces MNSDTPINVLYVDDEVHNLNSFKAGFRRKFNIFTAESAVEGRKVLETELIHVIITDQRMPVTTGIEFLESIIPDFPDPIRILLTGYADINAVIDAINKGQVYKYIQKPWMDEDLRINIEKAYEIYALRKENKELTEALLVANKQLEFLLRQNLLS; encoded by the coding sequence ATGAATTCCGACACCCCAATTAATGTGCTTTATGTGGATGATGAAGTTCATAATCTTAATTCTTTTAAAGCTGGCTTTAGAAGGAAATTCAACATTTTTACAGCAGAATCTGCGGTAGAGGGACGGAAAGTATTAGAAACTGAACTTATTCATGTCATCATCACCGATCAACGCATGCCGGTTACTACTGGTATCGAATTTCTGGAATCCATCATTCCTGATTTTCCTGATCCGATCCGAATATTGCTGACCGGTTATGCGGATATCAATGCCGTTATCGATGCCATCAACAAAGGTCAGGTTTATAAATATATTCAAAAACCATGGATGGATGAAGATCTGAGGATCAACATCGAAAAAGCATATGAGATTTACGCGCTGAGAAAAGAAAATAAAGAGCTGACTGAAGCTTTGCTGGTCGCCAATAAACAACTGGAATTCCTGCTCAGACAAAACTTACTTTCTTAA
- a CDS encoding ThiF family adenylyltransferase has protein sequence MDKINSSVHAPDHSMIYRPVYFRLINPEEGEKLKALISNNPDLLIYDTILSQLGELIKLNNPQQKLTPEESAALVAAHLKTDADAYGVWVYYPWSNKLVHTLDAQEFAQVRTSRNVYKITPEEIQILQQKKIGIIGLSVGQSIALTLAMERTCGELRLADFDEIELSNMNRIKVNVQDLGLNKSIVAARQIAELDPFINVICFTEGITLDTIDEFFTGNGKLDILVEECDGIDIKILARIKAKALGIPVVMDTNDKGMLDVERFDLEPERPVFHGKVAELEALSADQLTETLNKLTIPEKIGYLGKIIGFENLSPAMMKSVGEMNKTIVGWPQLASAVTLGGAMITDISRRILLKQFSKSGRYFVDFDELFKDELNTITNINGDNDTH, from the coding sequence ATGGATAAGATTAATTCTAGTGTTCATGCGCCTGACCATTCAATGATATACCGTCCCGTTTATTTCAGATTAATCAATCCTGAGGAAGGAGAAAAGCTAAAAGCTTTAATCAGCAATAACCCTGATTTACTCATCTACGATACCATTTTAAGCCAACTTGGGGAACTCATTAAACTGAATAATCCACAACAAAAATTAACTCCGGAAGAGTCGGCAGCATTGGTTGCAGCACACCTGAAAACTGATGCAGATGCTTATGGTGTCTGGGTATATTATCCCTGGTCAAATAAGTTAGTACACACACTTGATGCGCAGGAATTTGCGCAGGTAAGAACAAGCAGAAATGTCTATAAAATTACCCCTGAAGAGATCCAGATCCTGCAGCAGAAAAAGATAGGGATTATTGGTTTATCTGTAGGGCAGAGCATTGCTTTAACACTGGCTATGGAACGGACCTGCGGAGAGCTCCGCCTGGCCGATTTCGATGAAATTGAACTGAGCAATATGAACAGGATCAAGGTAAATGTACAGGACCTTGGTTTAAACAAATCCATTGTAGCAGCCAGACAGATTGCAGAACTTGATCCATTCATCAATGTCATCTGTTTTACCGAAGGTATCACCCTGGATACTATCGATGAGTTTTTTACTGGAAATGGCAAGTTGGATATCCTGGTAGAAGAATGTGATGGAATTGATATAAAAATCCTTGCCCGCATCAAGGCCAAAGCACTAGGGATCCCTGTAGTGATGGATACCAATGATAAAGGAATGCTGGATGTAGAACGTTTCGACCTGGAGCCTGAAAGACCTGTTTTCCACGGAAAGGTGGCAGAACTGGAAGCATTAAGTGCAGATCAGCTTACAGAAACTTTAAACAAACTGACTATTCCTGAAAAAATAGGCTACCTCGGAAAAATCATAGGTTTTGAGAATTTATCTCCTGCCATGATGAAATCAGTAGGCGAAATGAATAAAACTATTGTCGGCTGGCCTCAGCTCGCTTCGGCAGTAACTTTAGGCGGGGCTATGATTACAGATATCAGCCGCCGTATACTTCTTAAACAATTTAGCAAATCAGGCAGATATTTCGTTGATTTCGATGAACTGTTTAAAGATGAGTTGAATACAATTACTAATATAAACGGAGACAATGATACACATTAG
- a CDS encoding 7TM diverse intracellular signaling domain-containing protein, whose translation MILFKKLLFLLIALLSSSALTYAATQDSTLVFKNENNILKIEDGISIFRDPSKSLTIHEVIGRKFEYLNQKVPNLGFTSDKIWIKFSVENQSAAENLMLVVAQPAIDSITLYRLDNHKIYASSKLGKFRAFYARLVNNPNYIFPVNIASNKKETFYISISSTDQIQLPITLGTPKVVLVNDNSKNILFGIYAGIIIIMILYNLFISFTVKDPSYIYYIVYIFFVGLTQATFQGYAFKFLWPDSPWLAINSSFLVPFFSGITTALFLKRFLQTKIHTPKLHIGIDLFVLFYFIALGVWISGAHATSIKCLQTLALLGSLYFLYVANVIRRKGSRPALFFLVAYTIFLLCVVIFVLRNFNLIEYNLFTSYILEIGSVIQITLLSFALADKINVYRKDKEQSQEQALKISKENERLIREQNIELEIQVNRRTEELQNSNVTLNVTLKELKEAQSQLVDAEKMAGLGQLTAGIAHEINNPINFVTSNIKPLGLDINDLYDVIQKYEELDPDQDIREQILAIERFKKQIDIDFIKTEINSLLSGIGEGAKRTAEIIRSLKNFSRLDESDTKPVDLNEGLESTLVLLRSTVPGYIKIIKDLQPIPLVECLPGKINQVFMNLITNALHALKVKENPQEEEYIYISTSSANEQVIISIKDTGSGMTDEIKQKIFEPFFTTKQVGEGTGLGLSIVFSIIEKHKGHIDVVTKVNLGTEFIITLPLNIQ comes from the coding sequence ATGATCCTGTTTAAAAAATTACTTTTTTTACTAATAGCGCTCTTATCCAGCAGCGCGCTCACCTATGCAGCGACACAGGACAGTACGCTTGTCTTTAAAAACGAAAACAACATTTTAAAGATTGAAGATGGTATATCCATTTTCAGAGATCCTTCAAAATCATTAACTATCCATGAGGTAATTGGCCGTAAATTCGAATATCTCAATCAGAAAGTCCCTAATCTGGGTTTCACTTCAGATAAGATATGGATCAAATTCTCCGTAGAGAACCAAAGCGCTGCGGAAAATTTAATGCTCGTTGTTGCGCAGCCCGCAATTGATAGTATTACCTTGTACAGACTGGATAACCATAAAATTTATGCCTCTTCAAAGTTAGGAAAGTTTAGAGCCTTTTATGCCAGATTAGTCAATAATCCCAATTATATATTTCCGGTAAATATCGCCAGTAACAAAAAGGAAACCTTTTACATCAGCATCAGTTCTACAGATCAGATTCAGTTGCCTATCACTTTAGGTACGCCCAAAGTGGTCCTGGTCAATGATAACAGTAAGAATATTCTCTTCGGAATTTATGCCGGAATCATTATTATCATGATTTTATATAACCTGTTTATATCATTCACGGTAAAGGATCCGAGTTATATTTATTACATCGTTTATATCTTCTTTGTTGGCTTAACGCAGGCCACTTTTCAGGGTTATGCCTTCAAGTTTTTATGGCCGGATAGCCCTTGGTTAGCGATAAACAGTTCTTTTCTGGTCCCTTTTTTCTCAGGCATCACGACCGCACTGTTCTTAAAAAGATTTTTACAAACAAAAATACACACCCCAAAACTGCATATCGGAATAGATTTATTTGTTCTTTTCTATTTTATAGCACTCGGTGTATGGATTTCAGGCGCGCATGCCACCAGTATAAAATGCCTGCAGACCCTGGCGCTGTTAGGTTCACTCTATTTCTTGTATGTGGCCAATGTGATCCGGAGAAAAGGTTCCCGCCCTGCCCTGTTCTTTTTGGTCGCATATACCATATTTTTACTGTGTGTTGTGATCTTTGTTTTAAGGAATTTCAACTTAATTGAGTACAATCTATTTACTTCTTATATTTTAGAAATCGGCTCTGTTATACAAATCACCTTACTTTCTTTCGCACTGGCTGACAAAATAAACGTCTACCGAAAAGATAAAGAGCAATCTCAGGAACAAGCACTGAAAATCTCCAAAGAGAACGAAAGACTGATCCGTGAACAAAATATCGAACTGGAAATCCAGGTAAACAGACGTACAGAGGAATTACAGAATTCTAATGTTACTTTAAACGTGACACTGAAAGAATTGAAAGAGGCGCAATCGCAATTGGTCGATGCCGAAAAGATGGCTGGCCTGGGTCAGCTGACTGCTGGTATTGCGCATGAGATAAATAATCCTATTAATTTCGTAACTTCCAATATCAAACCGCTCGGATTGGATATTAACGATCTGTACGATGTGATCCAGAAGTATGAAGAACTGGATCCTGATCAGGATATCAGGGAGCAGATTTTAGCGATAGAAAGGTTTAAAAAACAAATTGATATTGATTTTATCAAAACAGAGATTAATTCTTTACTTTCGGGAATTGGAGAAGGTGCAAAAAGGACAGCAGAAATTATCAGAAGCCTTAAAAACTTCAGCAGGCTTGATGAGAGCGATACCAAGCCTGTAGACTTAAATGAAGGGCTGGAATCTACCTTGGTTTTACTCCGGAGCACGGTTCCTGGTTATATAAAAATCATTAAGGATCTGCAGCCTATTCCATTGGTAGAATGTTTGCCTGGTAAAATAAACCAGGTTTTTATGAACCTGATTACTAATGCCCTGCATGCGTTGAAGGTTAAAGAAAATCCGCAAGAGGAAGAATATATTTATATCTCCACCTCTTCGGCAAATGAACAGGTAATCATCAGCATTAAAGATACCGGATCGGGAATGACCGATGAGATTAAACAGAAGATATTTGAACCTTTCTTCACCACAAAACAAGTTGGCGAAGGAACAGGTTTAGGCCTTTCAATTGTTTTTAGTATCATAGAAAAACATAAAGGCCATATTGATGTTGTTACAAAAGTGAATCTAGGTACAGAATTTATTATTACCTTGCCTCTAAACATACAATAA
- a CDS encoding hybrid sensor histidine kinase/response regulator has protein sequence MTRSPVKVLYIDDEENNLLAFKASFRRQYEIYTAISAAEGLKVLENLPVEVIIADQKMPETTGVEFFKSIAHTYPDPIRILLTGYTDIAALADAINHGDIYRYITKPWNDLELHNSIKNAHDAYKSKIDLRNKVKELEKTNDELNRFIYSISHELRAPLVSVIGIVNLVKMEGLYNSSGEYWELIESCSNKLDYYIQKTLQYYKNNKNISENSAIDFKTLVDEMIDLYAYSDRDTQFNLNINQTHPFMGDSFRIEVILGNLISNAIKYQKESGHHKVVDITIEANLLSAEISITDNGLGILNEHLEKIFTQFFKAKNNTGSGLGLFIVKEALNKIDGKISVSSSLNQGTTFKITIPNAK, from the coding sequence ATGACTCGCTCGCCTGTTAAAGTTTTATATATTGATGATGAAGAGAACAACCTCCTCGCATTCAAAGCAAGTTTTAGGAGACAATATGAGATTTACACAGCGATTTCCGCAGCCGAGGGTTTAAAGGTATTAGAGAACCTTCCGGTAGAAGTGATTATCGCTGATCAGAAGATGCCTGAAACTACAGGTGTAGAATTCTTTAAGAGTATTGCACATACCTACCCAGACCCTATCCGTATACTTTTGACTGGTTATACAGATATTGCTGCACTGGCTGATGCAATTAATCATGGCGATATTTACAGATATATTACTAAACCATGGAATGACCTGGAGTTGCATAATTCTATCAAAAATGCGCATGATGCTTACAAGTCCAAGATTGATCTGAGGAATAAGGTTAAAGAACTTGAGAAGACTAATGATGAACTGAACCGGTTTATCTACAGCATTTCTCATGAATTAAGAGCTCCGCTGGTCTCCGTAATCGGTATTGTAAACCTGGTTAAAATGGAAGGCCTTTACAATTCAAGCGGTGAATACTGGGAACTGATAGAATCCTGCTCTAATAAGCTGGATTATTATATCCAGAAGACGCTTCAATACTATAAAAATAATAAGAACATTTCCGAAAATTCAGCTATCGACTTCAAGACACTGGTAGATGAAATGATCGATTTGTATGCCTATAGTGACCGGGATACACAATTCAATCTGAATATCAATCAGACGCATCCATTTATGGGGGATTCGTTCAGAATTGAAGTTATATTGGGTAACCTGATTTCCAATGCCATCAAATACCAGAAGGAAAGCGGCCATCATAAGGTAGTGGATATTACCATAGAAGCTAATTTGCTATCTGCTGAAATATCGATTACTGACAATGGGCTGGGTATTCTCAACGAGCATCTTGAAAAGATATTTACGCAGTTCTTTAAAGCAAAAAATAACACAGGAAGTGGTTTGGGGTTGTTTATAGTGAAGGAAGCTTTAAACAAGATTGACGGAAAAATATCTGTCAGTTCTTCTCTGAACCAGGGTACTACGTTTAAAATTACTATTCCCAATGCCAAATAA
- a CDS encoding response regulator produces the protein MPNKLQSSIKVMLIDDNIIDLKINSKIIFISKLFDEIIQCQSGEEALSYFNTHSNQLDKLPNLILLDIQMPEMDGFEFLENYKRFPPELKDNCVVAMLSSTLDFGDIRKAEANPYVIKLLKKPLYPAHLEELYKANFPVAK, from the coding sequence ATGCCAAATAAACTCCAGAGCTCCATAAAAGTGATGCTGATCGATGATAACATCATTGACCTGAAGATTAATTCGAAGATCATTTTTATCTCTAAACTATTCGATGAAATTATTCAGTGCCAATCTGGAGAAGAGGCGCTCAGCTATTTTAATACCCATTCCAATCAACTGGATAAACTACCAAATCTCATCCTTTTGGATATCCAGATGCCTGAAATGGATGGTTTCGAATTCCTGGAGAACTATAAGCGCTTCCCTCCTGAGCTCAAAGATAATTGTGTGGTCGCTATGCTGTCCTCTACGCTTGATTTTGGTGATATCCGTAAAGCAGAAGCGAATCCTTATGTAATTAAACTCCTTAAAAAACCGCTTTATCCTGCACACCTGGAAGAGCTGTATAAGGCGAATTTCCCTGTCGCAAAATAA
- a CDS encoding class I fructose-bisphosphate aldolase, with protein MENITKQLISTAKAMVAGFKGLVAIDESVATLNKRFELAGIPQTEAYRRAYREVLITTPGIGDYINGAILFDETVHQQTLSGVPFLEALKKAGVIPGIKLDEGTEDLAGFPKEKVTKGLDNLQERLTTYAALGLKFAKWRGVILIDGELPSQACIVSNTHALARYAAACQRAGIVPIVEPEVIMDGNHTIERCAQVTEKVLRSLFEELYLLKVELGGLILKPNMILPGKDAPEKADAALVAKLTVNCLRNAVPATVAGIAFLSGGQDPETASQNLNAINAAYKEVLPWPVTYSFSRALHQPALEIWKGKTENVKAAQDSFIKLAKANHEARKGEFKL; from the coding sequence ATGGAGAATATAACCAAACAATTGATCAGCACCGCAAAAGCTATGGTGGCCGGTTTCAAAGGCCTCGTTGCGATAGATGAAAGTGTCGCAACACTCAACAAACGTTTTGAACTTGCAGGTATTCCGCAGACTGAAGCATACAGAAGGGCCTACCGGGAAGTTTTAATTACCACGCCAGGAATAGGAGATTATATTAACGGGGCAATATTATTTGATGAAACTGTTCATCAGCAAACCTTATCAGGTGTCCCATTTTTGGAAGCATTGAAAAAAGCCGGAGTTATTCCAGGTATCAAACTGGACGAAGGAACCGAAGATCTGGCGGGTTTCCCTAAAGAAAAAGTAACCAAAGGACTAGATAATTTACAAGAAAGGCTCACCACTTATGCCGCACTGGGTTTAAAGTTTGCTAAATGGAGAGGGGTAATCCTGATCGATGGAGAACTGCCTTCTCAAGCTTGCATTGTCAGCAATACGCATGCACTTGCCCGTTATGCTGCTGCCTGTCAGCGTGCAGGGATCGTACCTATTGTAGAGCCAGAGGTGATTATGGATGGTAACCATACTATTGAACGTTGTGCACAGGTCACTGAGAAAGTACTGCGCTCTTTATTTGAAGAATTGTATTTGCTTAAAGTAGAGCTGGGCGGACTGATTTTAAAGCCTAATATGATTCTTCCTGGTAAAGATGCCCCTGAAAAGGCAGATGCAGCTCTGGTGGCCAAATTAACTGTGAACTGTCTGCGTAATGCCGTTCCAGCTACAGTTGCCGGAATTGCCTTCCTTTCTGGTGGTCAGGATCCTGAAACTGCTTCACAAAACCTTAACGCAATTAACGCTGCTTACAAAGAAGTTCTGCCGTGGCCGGTTACCTATTCTTTCTCCAGAGCTTTGCATCAACCTGCTTTGGAAATCTGGAAAGGTAAAACTGAAAATGTAAAGGCTGCCCAGGACTCTTTTATTAAACTGGCCAAAGCCAATCACGAGGCACGAAAAGGAGAGTTTAAATTGTAA